In the genome of Phycisphaerales bacterium, one region contains:
- a CDS encoding rod shape-determining protein has product MGLFSLDMGIDLGTCNTLVAVRGEGIVLNEPSVVAVKRGSNEVVQTPDGPAVGLAAKAMLGRTPGSISAIRPLKDGVIADFEITQAMLSYFIRKVHGNRGLAHPRVVIAVPSGITAVEKRAVLNSAERAGARRVYLVDEPMASGIGAGLPVHEPRASMIVDIGGGTTEIAVLSLSDIAACTSLRVAGDDMDEAIINYMKRTYNLMIGPQTAESIKIQIGSASALSEELKIEVKGRDMISGLPRRAVLTSEEVREALKEPIGQIIEGVLHTLEQLEPELAADLVDNGICVAGGGALLRGLDTVLTKASGLDVRVADDPLSCVARGTSACLEDLEVWVRALDSDEDDY; this is encoded by the coding sequence ATGGGTTTGTTCAGTCTCGACATGGGGATCGACCTGGGCACCTGCAACACCCTGGTCGCCGTGCGCGGCGAGGGGATCGTACTCAACGAGCCCTCGGTCGTGGCCGTCAAGCGCGGCTCGAACGAGGTGGTGCAAACGCCCGATGGTCCGGCGGTCGGCCTGGCCGCCAAAGCCATGCTGGGGCGTACACCCGGTTCCATCTCTGCGATTCGGCCGCTCAAAGACGGTGTCATTGCCGACTTTGAGATTACCCAGGCGATGCTCAGCTACTTTATCCGCAAGGTGCATGGCAATCGGGGTCTCGCGCACCCGCGTGTCGTGATCGCGGTTCCCTCCGGTATTACCGCCGTGGAGAAGCGCGCGGTCTTGAACTCGGCCGAGCGTGCCGGTGCCCGGCGTGTGTACCTCGTAGACGAACCGATGGCGTCCGGTATCGGGGCCGGCCTGCCGGTACATGAGCCGCGTGCATCCATGATTGTGGACATTGGCGGTGGCACCACCGAGATTGCCGTCCTGAGTCTGTCGGACATTGCGGCCTGTACCTCGCTGCGCGTGGCCGGCGATGATATGGACGAAGCGATCATCAACTATATGAAGCGCACCTATAACCTGATGATTGGGCCGCAGACCGCAGAGAGCATCAAGATTCAGATTGGATCGGCTTCCGCCCTGAGCGAAGAGCTGAAGATCGAGGTGAAGGGGCGCGACATGATCAGCGGCCTCCCGCGCCGCGCGGTACTCACGAGCGAGGAAGTTCGCGAGGCCCTGAAAGAGCCCATTGGACAGATTATCGAGGGGGTGCTGCATACCCTCGAGCAACTCGAGCCCGAGTTGGCCGCTGACCTCGTCGACAACGGAATTTGCGTCGCGGGTGGCGGGGCCCTGCTGCGCGGTCTGGATACCGTCCTGACCAAGGCGTCGGGGCTCGATGTGCGTGTGGCGGATGATCCGCTCTCCTGCGTAGCCCGGGGCACGAGTGCGTGCCTGGAAGACCTCGAAGTTTGGGTCCGGGCACTCGACTCCGACGAGGACGATTACTAG
- the rpsJ gene encoding 30S ribosomal protein S10, producing MAGERIRIRMEAYDHRALDASAAEIVDQAKRTSATVRGPIPLPTRIERYTVLRSPHIDKKSREQFEMRTHKRVIDIFEPTSRTVEALNRLVVPAGVFVKIKA from the coding sequence ATGGCGGGAGAGCGTATTCGCATCCGAATGGAGGCCTACGACCACCGGGCACTGGATGCCTCGGCGGCCGAGATCGTCGACCAGGCCAAGCGGACCAGCGCGACAGTGCGTGGTCCGATTCCGTTGCCAACCCGGATCGAGCGCTACACCGTGCTCCGGTCGCCCCATATTGACAAGAAGTCCCGCGAGCAATTCGAGATGCGCACCCACAAGCGGGTGATCGATATCTTTGAGCCGACCTCCCGTACCGTGGAGGCGCTCAACCGGCTGGTTGTGCCGGCGGGCGTGTTTGTGAAGATCAAGGCGTAG
- the rplC gene encoding 50S ribosomal protein L3, which yields MIPALLARKVGMTQIFAPDGARTAVTLLEAGPCVVLQVKQAEGVDGYHAVQIGFGDVKPHRSTLPEIGHARKAKTSPKRFVREIRLAEPTDKQVGDTLTVDLFQQAGVQWVDVIGTTKGRGTQGGMKRWGFGGQPASHGTERKHRSPGSIGGRGQNRGTSGAIKKGKRMGGHMGNVRRTARCQSLVGVDPENNLLLVAGSVPGPNGGYVVVRKSKTRA from the coding sequence ATGATCCCGGCGTTGCTAGCTCGTAAAGTCGGCATGACGCAGATCTTCGCTCCGGACGGAGCGCGGACCGCGGTCACGCTGTTGGAAGCGGGACCCTGCGTGGTTTTGCAGGTGAAACAGGCCGAAGGTGTGGACGGCTATCATGCAGTCCAGATCGGCTTTGGCGATGTGAAGCCCCACCGCTCTACGCTGCCAGAGATCGGCCATGCCCGCAAAGCGAAGACCTCACCGAAGCGGTTTGTCCGTGAGATTCGCCTGGCGGAGCCGACCGACAAGCAGGTAGGGGACACCCTCACGGTGGACTTGTTCCAGCAAGCGGGCGTGCAGTGGGTGGATGTCATCGGTACCACCAAGGGGCGCGGAACGCAGGGCGGGATGAAGCGGTGGGGTTTCGGTGGTCAGCCCGCTTCGCACGGCACCGAGCGGAAACACCGCTCGCCGGGTAGCATTGGTGGCCGCGGGCAAAACCGCGGCACGAGCGGGGCGATCAAGAAGGGTAAGCGGATGGGCGGCCATATGGGCAATGTTCGCCGCACAGCCCGCTGCCAGTCTTTAGTGGGGGTTGATCCGGAAAACAACCTGCTGCTCGTCGCCGGTTCGGTTCCGGGGCCCAACGGCGGTTACGTGGTGGTCCGCAAGTCCAAGACGCGGGCATAG
- the rplD gene encoding 50S ribosomal protein L4: MLELPVYNATGERVGVEQLDEALLGGDVNARLLKQAVVMYHANRRQGTIRTKSRGEVAGSTKKIYRQKGTGRARMGPIRSPVRRGGGMAFAKRPRDFRKAMPARMRRLARNHAVLAKIRSSDAAIIDGLQLAAPKTGPFARLLAALQADRGCVFATRGIDQNVYKSGRNIPRTEVMDVAALNAYAVLSRKKLLFTREAFEQFKTLANAPRRRPAAAGAE; the protein is encoded by the coding sequence ATGTTAGAGCTACCGGTATACAACGCGACAGGCGAACGGGTCGGCGTAGAGCAGTTGGACGAAGCGCTGCTTGGCGGCGACGTCAACGCCCGCCTCCTGAAGCAGGCGGTCGTGATGTACCACGCCAACCGACGCCAGGGGACGATTCGCACGAAGAGCCGCGGCGAAGTCGCCGGGTCCACGAAGAAGATCTATCGGCAAAAAGGTACAGGTCGGGCCCGCATGGGTCCCATCCGGTCGCCGGTCCGCCGCGGCGGTGGTATGGCTTTTGCAAAGCGGCCGCGTGATTTCCGGAAAGCCATGCCGGCGCGAATGCGGCGGTTGGCGCGCAACCATGCGGTACTCGCGAAGATTCGCAGCTCGGATGCGGCCATTATTGACGGCTTGCAGCTGGCAGCGCCGAAGACGGGTCCGTTTGCCCGGCTACTCGCGGCGCTTCAGGCCGACCGTGGTTGCGTATTCGCGACCAGAGGTATCGACCAGAACGTCTACAAGAGCGGCCGCAATATTCCCCGTACCGAAGTGATGGATGTTGCGGCCCTCAATGCGTATGCGGTGCTTTCGCGGAAAAAGCTGCTGTTCACCCGCGAGGCTTTTGAGCAGTTCAAGACGCTGGCCAACGCACCGCGGCGGCGGCCGGCGGCCGCCGGTGCGGAGTAG
- the rplW gene encoding 50S ribosomal protein L23: MDIYHTIIKPLVTEKSTHQSRSSSKEHGGTYTFEVHTEANKAQIRNAVEQIYGVKVLDVRTSNRPGKVRRFRFRYGQTRATKKAVVTVDRDSAIDLF; the protein is encoded by the coding sequence ATGGATATCTACCACACGATCATCAAGCCGCTCGTGACGGAAAAGAGCACGCACCAGTCGCGCTCGAGCTCGAAGGAGCATGGTGGCACCTACACGTTTGAAGTGCACACCGAGGCGAACAAGGCCCAGATCCGGAACGCGGTAGAGCAGATTTACGGCGTGAAGGTGCTGGACGTGCGGACGTCGAACCGCCCCGGCAAGGTGCGGCGGTTCCGTTTCCGGTACGGCCAGACGCGGGCCACGAAGAAGGCGGTCGTAACGGTGGACCGAGACAGCGCCATCGACCTGTTCTAG
- the rpsS gene encoding 30S ribosomal protein S19 gives MARSLKKGPYVDESVFKKVMKSRDSGSNGPVRVWARACTIVPEFVGMNFEIHNGRHFIKLYVTEDMVGHKLGEFAPSRTFKAHIGRKT, from the coding sequence ATGGCGCGCAGCCTGAAAAAAGGCCCCTACGTCGACGAAAGCGTCTTCAAGAAAGTCATGAAGTCGCGCGATTCGGGCAGTAACGGCCCGGTTCGCGTCTGGGCGCGGGCCTGCACGATTGTGCCCGAGTTCGTCGGCATGAACTTTGAGATTCACAATGGCCGGCACTTCATCAAGTTGTACGTGACGGAAGACATGGTCGGCCACAAGCTGGGCGAGTTCGCACCGTCGCGAACCTTCAAGGCCCATATTGGCCGCAAGACCTAA
- the rplV gene encoding 50S ribosomal protein L22 — translation MAWTATHRYARIAERKARLVIDLIRGLPCDQALAVLQFTHRRASGMVDRVLRSAMANANEGEASMGRLYVSEARVDPGPIIKRFRPKDRGRAHSIQKRTSHIIVAVAER, via the coding sequence ATGGCCTGGACCGCGACACACCGCTACGCCCGTATCGCCGAGCGCAAGGCGCGCCTCGTGATCGACCTGATCCGGGGGCTGCCGTGTGATCAGGCGCTGGCGGTCTTGCAGTTCACGCACCGGCGTGCCTCAGGCATGGTGGACCGCGTGCTCCGCTCGGCGATGGCGAATGCGAATGAAGGCGAGGCGTCCATGGGGCGCCTGTACGTATCCGAGGCCCGCGTGGACCCGGGTCCGATCATCAAGCGTTTCCGCCCCAAGGATCGTGGGCGGGCGCACTCGATTCAGAAGCGCACCAGCCACATCATCGTGGCCGTGGCGGAGAGGTAG
- the rpsC gene encoding 30S ribosomal protein S3: MGQKCHPVGFRVGITEGWKSRWYAPKAAFGVFLVEDERIRRYVDENLNRKPPYAGVARVEIERTRDEVKVILHTARPGVVIGAKGAEVDKLKERLEDLIDRRVSVNIVEIKNPDLDAHLLGASIAEQLKKRMSFRRVMKQKCETAMEAGAKGVKIICSGRLGGAEMARVETQMLGSIPLQTLQADVDFAITTAVTTVGAIGIKVWIYRGMYGEQPVERPEASRFRRRGRR, translated from the coding sequence GTGGGTCAGAAGTGCCATCCGGTCGGATTTCGTGTGGGCATCACCGAGGGCTGGAAGTCCCGGTGGTATGCCCCGAAGGCGGCGTTCGGCGTATTCCTCGTCGAGGACGAACGGATTCGCCGCTACGTGGACGAGAACCTCAACCGCAAGCCGCCTTACGCAGGTGTCGCGCGGGTCGAGATTGAGCGTACCCGGGACGAGGTCAAGGTCATACTCCATACGGCCCGGCCGGGTGTCGTCATCGGCGCCAAGGGTGCGGAGGTTGACAAGCTCAAGGAGCGCCTCGAGGACCTGATCGACCGGCGCGTGTCGGTGAATATCGTGGAGATCAAGAACCCGGATCTCGACGCACACCTGCTGGGCGCTTCGATCGCTGAGCAGTTGAAGAAGCGCATGAGCTTCCGCCGGGTAATGAAACAGAAATGCGAAACCGCGATGGAGGCGGGCGCCAAGGGCGTCAAGATCATCTGCTCAGGCCGGTTGGGCGGGGCGGAGATGGCGCGGGTCGAGACCCAGATGCTGGGATCGATTCCCCTCCAGACGCTGCAGGCGGACGTGGATTTCGCGATCACCACGGCCGTGACGACCGTCGGTGCCATCGGCATCAAGGTCTGGATTTACCGTGGCATGTACGGCGAGCAGCCGGTCGAACGGCCGGAGGCGAGCCGGTTCCGGCGGCGTGGTCGTCGCTAG
- the rplP gene encoding 50S ribosomal protein L16, with the protein MPAMMPKRVKYRKAQKGRNRGNATRGNTVAYGDYGLQALEPGRVSGRHIEAGRVAAQHFLQREGRVFIRIFPHKSVSSKPLETRMGKGKGEPDYWCALVKPGTMLYEISGVSEVVAKQALLRVAHKMPVGTRFVVRRHGL; encoded by the coding sequence ATGCCGGCGATGATGCCGAAGCGTGTGAAGTACCGGAAGGCCCAGAAGGGCCGGAACCGCGGCAACGCGACGCGTGGGAACACGGTTGCGTATGGCGACTACGGCTTGCAGGCGCTGGAGCCCGGGCGCGTCAGCGGGCGGCACATCGAGGCCGGCCGTGTCGCGGCGCAGCACTTTCTGCAGCGTGAAGGACGCGTGTTCATCCGGATCTTCCCGCACAAGTCGGTCTCATCCAAACCGCTCGAGACCCGCATGGGTAAGGGCAAGGGTGAACCGGATTACTGGTGCGCCCTGGTGAAGCCGGGCACGATGCTGTACGAAATCAGCGGGGTTTCGGAAGTGGTGGCCAAGCAGGCGCTGCTGCGCGTCGCCCACAAGATGCCCGTCGGCACGCGGTTCGTCGTGCGGCGGCACGGGCTGTAG
- the rpmC gene encoding 50S ribosomal protein L29 — protein MKIEEIRAMKADELHGELERLRRHLFDLRAQSVTEKLADPTQLTKAKRNIARLLTVLHERGEKHIEQRQAHLTAQAARQK, from the coding sequence ATGAAGATCGAAGAAATCCGGGCCATGAAAGCCGACGAGCTGCACGGCGAACTGGAACGCCTCCGGCGTCACCTGTTTGACCTGCGGGCGCAGTCGGTTACGGAAAAGCTCGCGGATCCCACGCAGCTCACCAAGGCGAAGCGGAACATTGCCCGCCTGCTGACGGTGCTGCATGAGCGCGGCGAGAAGCATATTGAGCAGCGGCAGGCGCACCTGACCGCGCAGGCGGCGCGACAGAAGTAG
- the rpsQ gene encoding 30S ribosomal protein S17, with product MSAEPSNPAVTVPSPRKTRTHQVGVVTSAGRQKTIAVEISYKVRHPKYNKFLSRRTKFHAHDEHNECQPGDLVEIAHCRPLSKTKTWRLVRVVQRAPGQKGARA from the coding sequence ATGAGCGCAGAACCCAGCAATCCCGCGGTAACCGTCCCAAGCCCGCGAAAAACGCGCACTCACCAGGTGGGTGTGGTCACCTCGGCGGGCCGGCAGAAGACCATCGCCGTGGAGATCTCGTACAAGGTCCGGCACCCGAAGTACAACAAGTTCCTAAGCCGGCGGACCAAGTTCCACGCCCACGATGAGCATAACGAGTGCCAGCCCGGCGACCTGGTTGAAATTGCCCACTGCCGGCCGTTGAGCAAGACCAAGACGTGGCGGCTCGTACGGGTGGTGCAGCGGGCGCCGGGGCAGAAAGGGGCGCGCGCTTGA
- the rplN gene encoding 50S ribosomal protein L14 yields the protein MITQYTRLDVADNTGAKRLQTIQVLKGSSARQGKPRLSKGGVGDIIIASVKQALPQSDYKKGDKVRCVIVRTRYPTRRKDGSYVRFDSNAAVIIDAENNPKGTRVFGAVARELREKNFTKIISLAEEVW from the coding sequence TTGATCACCCAGTACACGCGGCTGGATGTCGCCGACAACACCGGCGCGAAACGGCTGCAAACGATCCAGGTGCTGAAGGGCTCTTCGGCGCGCCAAGGCAAGCCGCGGCTCAGCAAGGGTGGCGTCGGCGACATTATCATCGCCTCCGTCAAGCAGGCCCTGCCGCAGTCGGATTACAAGAAGGGGGACAAGGTCCGCTGCGTCATTGTTCGCACGCGGTATCCCACGCGGCGGAAGGACGGCAGCTACGTCCGGTTCGACAGCAATGCGGCCGTCATCATCGACGCGGAGAACAACCCGAAGGGCACGCGTGTGTTCGGGGCCGTGGCCCGCGAGTTGCGCGAGAAGAACTTCACGAAGATCATCTCGCTCGCGGAGGAGGTCTGGTAG
- the rplX gene encoding 50S ribosomal protein L24, giving the protein MAARIRKDDIVMVISGDHKGARGKVLRVIPDRDQVVIEGVNLVYRHVRRSQKNPQGGRIQKEAPLPACKVMPIDRKTDRPTRVRFEVQRDAAGKVTGKRRIATGRKSSGEEISVVTRHTRSAPAAAGKAGR; this is encoded by the coding sequence ATGGCAGCACGCATTCGCAAGGACGATATTGTCATGGTCATCTCGGGCGACCACAAAGGGGCCCGAGGCAAGGTGCTGCGCGTGATTCCCGATCGCGACCAGGTGGTGATCGAGGGTGTGAACCTGGTGTATCGGCACGTGCGGCGTTCCCAGAAGAATCCGCAGGGCGGCCGCATCCAGAAGGAAGCGCCCCTGCCGGCGTGCAAGGTCATGCCGATCGACCGCAAGACCGATCGTCCGACGCGCGTCCGGTTCGAGGTGCAGCGCGACGCCGCGGGCAAGGTAACAGGCAAGCGTCGGATCGCCACCGGGCGGAAGAGCAGCGGTGAGGAGATCAGCGTGGTCACGCGACATACGCGGTCCGCACCGGCTGCGGCTGGAAAGGCAGGGCGGTAG
- the rplE gene encoding 50S ribosomal protein L5 → MVRLQAKYREEVLPQLKQDLGRVNPMSLPKLEKIVLSMGLGKAVAESTNKARDNKRFVEAEAALATVAGQKPLVCKARKSVSNFKLRQGYDVGLKVTLRGQRMYEFLDRLITLAVPRVRDFRGLNPGSFDGRGNYGMGLTEYGVFPEINPDKVTVQQGLNITICTTARSDSEARLLLTLLGMPFRN, encoded by the coding sequence ATGGTGCGTCTACAGGCGAAGTATCGCGAGGAAGTGCTGCCACAGCTCAAGCAGGATCTGGGCCGAGTGAACCCCATGTCCCTGCCGAAGCTCGAGAAGATCGTGCTGTCGATGGGGTTGGGCAAGGCGGTCGCGGAATCCACCAACAAAGCCCGCGACAACAAGCGTTTTGTCGAGGCCGAGGCCGCACTGGCCACCGTGGCGGGCCAGAAGCCGCTGGTGTGCAAAGCGCGCAAGAGCGTGTCGAATTTCAAGCTTCGACAGGGCTATGACGTTGGTCTGAAGGTGACCCTGCGCGGCCAGCGGATGTACGAATTCCTGGATCGCCTCATCACGCTGGCAGTGCCGCGTGTCCGCGACTTCCGGGGTCTGAACCCCGGCAGCTTCGATGGGCGTGGTAACTATGGCATGGGGCTGACCGAATACGGCGTGTTTCCCGAAATCAACCCGGACAAGGTGACAGTGCAGCAGGGACTGAATATCACGATCTGCACCACGGCCCGGAGTGACAGCGAAGCGCGGCTCCTGCTGACCCTGCTGGGCATGCCGTTCCGCAACTAG
- a CDS encoding type Z 30S ribosomal protein S14: MARLGLKLKCKKKPKYSARAYTRCELCGRSRAVYRKFRICRCCFRKLALEGRIPGVMKASW; the protein is encoded by the coding sequence ATGGCACGACTGGGTCTGAAGCTGAAGTGCAAGAAGAAGCCCAAGTACAGCGCGCGGGCGTATACCCGCTGCGAGTTGTGCGGGCGTTCGCGGGCGGTTTACCGGAAGTTCCGGATCTGCCGCTGCTGCTTCCGGAAGCTCGCGCTCGAGGGGCGCATCCCCGGCGTGATGAAGGCCAGTTGGTAG
- the rpsH gene encoding 30S ribosomal protein S8 has protein sequence MATSDPIADMLTRIRNGNRAGLKRVRIPRSKVCLGIARVLKEEGYIVDYASIDDANQGVIEVDLKYGSQGEKVLQDVQRVSRPGCRRYQGVTELPRVLDGLGISIVSTNKGVLSDRQCRKEKVGGEVLCTVW, from the coding sequence ATGGCGACTTCCGACCCGATCGCTGACATGCTGACGCGGATCCGGAACGGCAACCGTGCCGGTCTGAAGCGCGTGCGCATCCCGCGCAGCAAGGTATGCCTGGGCATTGCCCGGGTATTGAAGGAAGAGGGCTACATTGTCGACTATGCCTCGATCGACGACGCCAACCAGGGCGTGATCGAAGTCGACCTGAAGTACGGCTCGCAGGGCGAAAAGGTCCTGCAGGACGTGCAGCGTGTGAGCCGGCCGGGCTGCCGGCGGTACCAGGGCGTGACGGAGCTGCCACGCGTGCTGGACGGGTTGGGGATCTCGATCGTGTCGACCAACAAGGGCGTGTTGAGTGACCGCCAGTGCCGCAAGGAAAAAGTCGGCGGCGAAGTCCTCTGCACGGTGTGGTGA
- the rplF gene encoding 50S ribosomal protein L6, with product MSRIGKKPIPIPKGVTIEVAGRTIRTSGPKGALALTVPAPIDVAVEGAEVLVRRPDDSRDARARHGLVRALIANDIHGVTVGYAIGLEIYGTGYSANLDGKKLMINCGFMGRGVGKKAQFEIPIPDGLTVKVEVPTARGNNEPAKFTVSGASKQMVGQFAAEVRKIRKPEPYLGKGIRYAGEQIRRKAGKVFAGG from the coding sequence ATGTCGCGGATTGGCAAGAAACCCATTCCGATTCCGAAGGGTGTCACGATCGAAGTGGCCGGTCGTACCATTCGGACGAGCGGCCCGAAGGGTGCGCTGGCGCTGACGGTTCCCGCCCCGATCGACGTTGCGGTCGAAGGTGCGGAGGTCCTGGTACGACGGCCCGATGACAGTCGCGATGCGCGTGCCCGGCACGGACTGGTGCGGGCGCTGATCGCCAATGACATCCATGGCGTGACAGTCGGGTATGCGATCGGACTCGAGATTTACGGAACCGGTTACTCGGCCAACCTCGACGGCAAGAAGCTGATGATCAATTGCGGTTTCATGGGTCGCGGCGTGGGCAAGAAGGCCCAGTTCGAGATCCCGATTCCTGACGGCTTGACCGTCAAGGTCGAGGTTCCGACCGCGCGTGGCAACAATGAGCCCGCGAAGTTCACCGTGAGCGGCGCGAGCAAGCAGATGGTGGGTCAGTTTGCGGCCGAGGTCCGCAAGATTCGCAAGCCCGAGCCGTATCTCGGCAAGGGTATCCGCTACGCCGGTGAGCAGATTCGCCGGAAGGCCGGCAAGGTCTTCGCGGGCGGCTAG
- a CDS encoding 50S ribosomal protein L18, translated as MKHELVKHVRQARRVLRVRKSVSGTTRRPRLAVARTLKNITAQIIDDDTGRTLCSASTQSRELRAAVGGNGGNAKAAQIVGKALGDKARALGIECVAFDRRGRKYHGRVKALADAAREAGLKF; from the coding sequence ATGAAACACGAGCTGGTCAAGCATGTGCGGCAGGCGCGGCGCGTATTGCGCGTTCGCAAGTCGGTTTCCGGCACGACCCGGCGGCCGCGTCTGGCAGTGGCCCGCACCTTGAAGAATATCACGGCGCAGATCATTGATGACGATACCGGCCGGACCCTGTGTTCGGCATCCACCCAGTCCCGCGAGTTGCGGGCGGCGGTCGGCGGCAATGGCGGAAACGCCAAGGCCGCTCAGATCGTCGGCAAGGCGCTGGGTGATAAGGCGCGGGCGCTCGGGATTGAGTGCGTCGCGTTCGACCGGCGTGGGCGTAAGTACCACGGCCGGGTGAAGGCCCTCGCGGACGCAGCCCGCGAGGCGGGACTGAAGTTTTAA
- the rpsE gene encoding 30S ribosomal protein S5 — protein MANRPSGRPRRGERRGRDSGGFGDERGNLEDALVKLYRCATVVKGGRRFSFGALVVVGDRQGQVGLGYGKANEVPPAVEKGVKQGRRSLIRIPLRGTTIPHRVVGRFGSSRVVMIPASEGTGVIAGNTPRKVLELAGVKDVLTKCYGSTSPKNLVKATLHGLQQLRTRAMIEELRGVKLDLPPERQAMKTAIGEPVLATAATSGTVPAAAVEETSHDAQ, from the coding sequence ATGGCGAACAGGCCGAGTGGCAGACCGAGGCGCGGAGAGCGCCGGGGGCGCGACAGCGGTGGTTTCGGTGATGAGCGCGGCAATCTCGAAGATGCCTTGGTGAAGCTTTACCGCTGTGCGACCGTGGTGAAAGGTGGTCGCCGATTCTCGTTCGGCGCACTGGTCGTCGTCGGTGATCGGCAGGGCCAGGTGGGGCTGGGTTATGGCAAGGCCAACGAGGTTCCGCCGGCGGTGGAGAAGGGCGTCAAGCAGGGCCGGCGCAGTCTCATCCGTATTCCGCTCCGTGGCACTACGATTCCACATCGCGTGGTGGGCCGCTTCGGCTCCAGCCGGGTGGTCATGATCCCCGCCAGCGAAGGTACGGGCGTCATCGCGGGCAACACGCCGCGCAAAGTGCTCGAGCTCGCCGGTGTGAAGGACGTGCTCACGAAGTGCTACGGGTCGACCAGCCCGAAGAACCTCGTGAAGGCGACACTCCATGGTCTGCAGCAGCTTCGCACCCGTGCGATGATCGAGGAGTTGCGGGGAGTGAAACTCGATCTGCCCCCCGAGCGCCAAGCCATGAAGACGGCGATCGGTGAGCCCGTGCTTGCGACGGCCGCGACATCCGGCACCGTACCCGCCGCGGCAGTGGAGGAGACGAGCCATGATGCTCAATGA
- the rplO gene encoding 50S ribosomal protein L15: protein MMLNDVTAEAGASKRRKRVGRGESSGHGKTSTRGNKGCQARAGGGTRPLHEGGQMPIFRRLPKRGFSNVNFAQRYEVVNLAALEAAFENGATVNADTLREKHLIDGSEPRIKILGYGAFAKKLTVVADAFSAGARTAIERAGGQVQELSAPSPAEKWRAKRNVKARERRAKKSSGKAPTASAPVKPASKPTEA, encoded by the coding sequence ATGATGCTCAATGACGTAACGGCGGAGGCGGGCGCCTCGAAGCGGCGCAAACGTGTCGGCCGGGGTGAGTCAAGTGGCCACGGCAAGACCTCTACCCGCGGCAACAAAGGTTGCCAGGCCCGTGCGGGCGGCGGCACCCGGCCGCTGCACGAAGGCGGACAGATGCCGATTTTCCGGCGTCTGCCGAAGCGCGGCTTCAGCAACGTGAACTTTGCGCAGCGTTACGAGGTTGTGAATCTCGCGGCGCTGGAAGCGGCCTTCGAAAATGGAGCCACGGTCAATGCGGATACCCTGCGCGAGAAGCATCTGATCGACGGCTCCGAGCCGCGCATCAAGATCCTCGGGTATGGCGCATTTGCGAAGAAGTTGACCGTCGTTGCGGACGCCTTCAGTGCGGGTGCTCGTACGGCGATTGAGCGGGCCGGCGGACAGGTACAGGAGTTGTCCGCCCCATCGCCTGCGGAGAAGTGGCGAGCCAAGCGTAATGTGAAGGCGCGTGAGCGGCGCGCGAAGAAATCGTCCGGCAAGGCCCCCACGGCCTCCGCGCCGGTGAAGCCAGCGTCGAAGCCGACCGAGGCGTAG